A stretch of the Desulfuromonas sp. TF genome encodes the following:
- a CDS encoding PilZ domain-containing protein — protein MKRLLVGDLREELLSTLEVILKHWGYRVVLSSRPEQLTEFLQETSPDLLIMGSRLLADQASPLFQAVESRLTDGTTPLIILRDREAEDSLSAPHEVLEVPVDIFALFALIQKYIEQHPRKNLRLTVKLPGMFCSGDRCQFAEVLSLSTQGLFIKTGVPLVLGDRLSVIVPLMGMKQELELETRVIYRVEPSPENNYLQGAGIEFIPMGEEAGKALKRFIEYCFLGELSASQRGSEGLDPSHLYNIAPELTLRLSKTIDGSSPPLSVYSPK, from the coding sequence ATGAAACGTTTGCTCGTCGGCGATTTACGGGAAGAACTTCTTTCGACTCTAGAAGTCATTCTCAAGCACTGGGGCTACCGGGTCGTACTTTCCTCCCGCCCGGAGCAGCTCACTGAGTTTCTGCAGGAAACCTCACCGGATCTACTCATCATGGGTTCAAGACTCCTCGCCGACCAGGCTTCGCCATTATTTCAAGCGGTGGAATCCAGACTGACGGACGGAACAACCCCTCTGATCATCCTGCGAGATCGGGAGGCCGAAGACTCCCTGTCCGCCCCTCATGAAGTCCTTGAGGTCCCGGTGGACATTTTCGCCCTCTTCGCTCTGATTCAGAAGTACATAGAGCAACACCCCCGCAAAAACCTGCGTCTGACGGTCAAACTTCCCGGCATGTTCTGCTCCGGGGACAGGTGTCAGTTCGCCGAGGTGTTGAGCCTCAGTACCCAGGGCCTTTTTATCAAAACGGGGGTCCCGCTGGTGCTGGGAGATCGGCTCAGCGTGATCGTTCCCCTCATGGGCATGAAGCAGGAACTCGAACTCGAAACCAGGGTAATCTACAGGGTCGAACCAAGTCCTGAAAATAATTATCTGCAGGGGGCGGGAATCGAATTCATCCCCATGGGCGAAGAGGCTGGAAAGGCTCTGAAGCGCTTCATTGAATACTGTTTCCTGGGCGAACTCTCGGCCAGCCAGAGGGGCTCTGAAGGGCTGGATCCCTCGCACCTGTATAATATTGCCCCCGAACTCACCCTCCGCTTGTCGAAAACGATTGACGGCTCGTCACCGCCATTGTCGGTTTACTCGCCGAAGTAG
- a CDS encoding MucR family transcriptional regulator, producing the protein MATLLEMVAEIVASHASTTTMTKEELVSELAAVHQALAALEKGEAVPVEVAEEAAAAPAISRKKAFGKDKVVCMLCGKEMKTLARHLKTAHGMSPGEYRKQFDIPRTQPLAARAYSESRRQMAVDRGLGDNLAKARAARGKGKKKK; encoded by the coding sequence ATGGCAACTCTGCTTGAAATGGTCGCTGAAATTGTGGCTTCCCATGCATCCACAACAACCATGACCAAAGAAGAACTGGTCTCGGAACTGGCTGCGGTTCACCAGGCTCTGGCCGCTCTGGAAAAGGGCGAAGCGGTACCGGTCGAAGTCGCAGAGGAAGCCGCTGCAGCACCTGCGATCTCCCGCAAAAAGGCTTTCGGCAAGGACAAAGTCGTCTGCATGCTCTGTGGAAAAGAGATGAAGACCCTCGCCCGGCACCTGAAAACCGCACATGGAATGAGCCCCGGCGAATACCGTAAGCAGTTCGACATACCCCGCACTCAACCTCTTGCAGCTCGTGCCTACTCGGAAAGCCGCCGGCAGATGGCGGTCGACAGGGGTCTAGGCGATAACCTGGCCAAAGCTCGCGCAGCCCGGGGCAAGGGAAAGAAGAAAAAATAA